CCTCGGCCTGGGCGCCCTCGGCGTGGTCCTGTGGATCGTGCTGAAGATCCTGGTGATCGCCATGCCGGTGATCATCGCGGTGGCGTTCTACGTGGTCTGGGAGCGCAAGCTGATCGGCTGGATGCACGTGCGCCACGGGCCGATGTACGTGGGCATGGGCATCTTCCAGGCCTTCGCCGACGTCTTCAAGCTGCTGTTCAAGGAAATCATCCAGCCCAGCAGCTCGCACAAGGCGATGTTCGTGATCGCGCCGCTGATTACCCTGGCGCCGGCCTTCGCCGCCTGGGCGGTGGTGCCGTTCGATGCCAAGCTGGTGCTGTCCAATGCCAACGCCGGCCTGCTGTATCTGCTGGCGATGACCTCGCTGGGCGTGTACGGCATCATCCTGGCCGGCTGGGCGTCCAACTCCAAGTACGCGTTCCTTGGCGCGATGCGCTCGGCCGCGCAGGTGGTCAGCTACGAGATCGCGATGGGCTTCGCCCTGGTCGGCGTGATGATCGCCGCCGGCAGCCTGAACCTGAGCACGATCGTGCAGGCGCAGGCGGGTTCGCACGGCCTGCTCAACTGGTTCCTGATCCCGCTGTTCCCGCTGTTCATCGTGTACTGGGTGTCCGGCGTGGCCGAGACTAACCGCGCGCCGTTCGACGTGGTCGAAGGCGAGTCGGAAATCGTCGCCGGTCACATGGTCGAGTACTCGGGCGGTGCGTTCGCGCTGTTCTTCCTGGCCGAATACGCCAACATGATCCTGGTCAGCTTCCTGGTCTCGATCTTCTTCCTGGGCGGCTGGCTGAGTCCGATCCAGGGGCTGGTCAACGCCGACATCTCGCCGTGGATCGACTGGGTGTGGAAGGGCGGTTGGCCGTGGCTGCTGATGAAGGTGCTGTTCTTCGCCAGCGCGTACATCTGGTTCCGCGCCAGCTTCCCGCGCTACCGCTACGACCAGATCATGCGTCTGGGCTGGAAGGTGTTCATTCCGTTGACGATCGTGTGGATCGCGGTGACGGCATTGATGGTGTTCTACGGTGTGATCCACAGGGGTGTGTAAGCGATGAATAAAGTCACCCATTACTTCAAGAGCCTGCTGCTGCTCGAGTTGCTCGGCGGCCTGTGGCTGACCTTGAAGTACACGTTCCGTCCCAAGTACACCGTGCTGTACCCGATGGAGAAGTTCCCGCAGTCGCCGCGCTTCCGCGGCCTGCACGCGCTGCGCCGCTATCCCAACGGAGAAGAGCGCTGCATCGCCTGCAAGCTGTGCGAGGCGGTGTGCCCGGCGCTGGCGATCACCATCGACTCGACCAAGCGCGAGGACGGTACCCGCCGCACCACGCGCTACGACATCGACCTGTTCAAGTGCATCTACTGCGGTTTCTGCGAGGAAAGCTGCCCGGTGGATTCGATCGTGGAGACCCAGGTGCTGGAGTACCACTTCGAGAAGCGCGGCGAGAACATCGTCACCAAGCCGCAGTTGCTGGCGATCGGAGACCGGCTCGAGGCCGAGATCGCCGAGCGCCGCGCTGCCGACGCTCCCTTCCGCTGAGGTTCCGAAATGGATTGGGTCAATATCGCTTTCTGGATCTTCGCCACCATCGCCGCGGTCGCCGCCGGCGCGGTGATCAGCGTGCGCAACCCCGTGTATGCGGTGCTGTGCCTGATCCTGACGTTCTTCTCCATCGCCTGCGTGTGGCTGCTGGTGGGCGCCGAGTTCCTTGGCGTGACCCTGGTGCTGGTCTACGTCGGCGCGGTCATGGTGCTGTTCCTGTTCGTGGTGATGATGCTGGACATCGACACCGCCCGCCTGCGCGAAGGCTGGGTGCGCTACCTGCCGGTCGGCCTGGTGGTCGCGGTGGCGATGCTGGTGCAGATGGTCACCTTGATCGGGGTCAAGGCGCGCAGCGCCGCGCCGTTCCCGGCCGACAACGCAGCGGCCCAGGCCGCCGACACCTCCAACATCACCTGGCTGGCCAAGACCCTGTTCACCCAGTTCCTGCTGCCGTTCGAGTTCGCCGCGATCATCCTGACCGTGGCGGTCGTGGCCGCGGTGATGCTGACCCTGCGCAAGCGCACCGGCATCAAGACCCAGAACCCGGGCGACCAGTCGCGGGTCAAGGCCAGCGACCGTCTGCGCATGATCAAGATGGACGCCGAGAAGCCCACGCTCCACACCCCGCCGGCATCGCAGGAGGGCCAGCCATGATCTCCCTAGGCCATCTGCTGGCGCTCGGCGCGGCGCTGTTCTGCATCGCCCTGGCCGGCATCTTCCTCAACCGCAAGAACGTCATCGTGTTGCTGATGTCGATCGAGCTGATGCTGCTGTCGGTCAACATCAACTTCGTCGCCTTCTCGCGCGAGCTCGGCGACGCCGCCGGCCAGTTGTTCGTGTTCTTCATCCTGACCGTGGCCGCGGCCGAAGCCGCCATCGGCCTCGCGATCCTGGTGACGCTGTTCCGTACCCGCCACACGATCAACGTGGCCGAAGTCGATTCGCTGAAGGGCTGACCTGCAGATGGAAATTACGCTCTCCAAGAGTCTGCTGATCGCGGTGGTGCTGGCCCCGCTGGTCGGCAGCATCATCGCCGGCCTGTTCGGCCGCCAGGTCGGCCGCAAGGGCGCGCAGTTCGCCACCATCCTCGGCGTTGCGGTCAGCTGCGCGCTGTCGTGCTGGACCCTGTACCAGCTGGTCGGGCAGGGCGCTTCGCCGTTCAACCAGAACCTCTACACCTTCTTCGAGGTCGGCAACTACTCGGCCCACGTCGGCTTCATGGTCGACCGCCTGACCGCGATGATGATGGTGGTGGTGACCTTCGTGTCGCTGCTGGTGCACATCTACACTATCGGCTACATGGCCGACGACCCGGGCTACCAGCGCTTCTTCAGCTACATCTCGCTGTTCACCTTCTCGATGCTGAGCCTGGTGATGAGCAACAACTTCCTGCAGCTGTTCTTCGGCTGGGAAGCGGTGGGCCTGGTGTCGTACCTGCTGATCGGCTTCTGGTTCAAGCGCCCGACCGCGGTGTTCGCCAACATGAAGGCGTTCCTGGTCAATCGCGTCGGCGACTTCGGCTTCCTGCTCGGCATCGCATTGGTGCTGTACGTGTTCGGCACCCTCGACTACTCGATGGTGTTCGCCAATGCCACCGGCATGGTCGGCGGTACCATCACCGTGTGGACCGGTTCCATCCCCGTCCCGTTCAGTGCGGAGGTCGTCCACCTGACCGATCCGTGGGTCTGGTCGGTGCCGACGATGATCTGCATCTGCCTGTTCATCGGCGCCATGGGCAAGTCGGCGCAGGTGCCGCTGCATGTGTGGCTGCCTGACTCGATGGAAGGCCCGACCCCGATCTCGGCGCTGATTCACGCCGCGACCATGGTCACCGCGGGCATCTTCATGGTGGCGCGCATGTCGCCGCTGTTCGAGCTGTCGCAGACCGCGCTGAACTTCGTGCTCTTCATCGGCGCCACCACCGCCTTCTTCACCGGCCTGATCGGCATCGTGCAGAACGACATCAAGCGCGTGGTCGCGTACTCGACGCTGTCGCAGCTGGGCTACATGACCGTGGCGCTGGGCGTGTCGGCGTACTCGGCGGCGGTGTTCCACCTGATGACCCATGCCTTCTTCAAGGCGCTGCTGTTCCTGGCGGCCGGCTCGGTGATCATCGGCATGCACCACGAGCAGGACATGCGCAAGATGGGCGGCCTGCGCAAGTACATGCCGATCACCTACTGGACCAGTGTGATCGGCACCCTGGCGCTGGTCGGCACCCCGTTCTTCGCCGGCTTCTATTCCAAGGACACGATCATCGAGGCGGCCCAGCTCCACGCCGAGGGTGCCCCGTTCTGGAGCATCGCCAACTACGGCTACATGGCCGTGCTGGGTGGCGTGCTGATCACCAGCTTCTACAGCTTCCGCCTGCTGTTCCTCACCTTCCACGGCAAGGAGCGCTTCCGCGACGCGCATGCGCATGACGTGCACGCCCACCACGACAGCGCCCACACCGACGCCGAGGCGCAGTCCCACGCGCACGATGCGCACGACGCGCATGCGCATGACGACCACCATGGTCATCATGGCGCGCACGAACCGCACGAGTCGCCGTGGGTGGTGACGGTGCCGCTGATCCTGCTGGCGATCCCGTCGATCGCGATCGGCTTCTTCACCATCGGCCCGATGCTGTTCGGCACCGACTGGGCAGGGCACCACGCCGCCGTGGCGATCAAGGGCCAGGCGGTCAGCTTCTTCACCGGCATCGTCGATTTCTACGATCCGGCGCGCGACACCGTCGGCGCGTTGGCCGAGGAATTCCATGGCCCGATCAAGTTCGCGCTGCACGGCCTCTACCAGGTACCGTTCTTCCTGACCCTGGCCGGCTTCGCCCTGGCCTGGATCCTGTACCTGTGGAAGCCGGAACTGGCGGCGAAGGCGCGCAAGACCTTCTCGCTGCCGGTGTGGATCCTCGAGAACAAGTACGGTTTCGACAAGCTCTGGATCGGCGGTTTCGCCGGCGGCGGCGTGCGCCTGGGCAAGGCGTCGCGCGCGGTGGATACGCATGTCGTGGACGGCGTCATGGTCAACGGCACCGCGCGCGTGATCGACCTGGCGGCCAACCTGCTGCGTCGCACGCAATCCGGTTTCCTCTATCACTACGCCTTCGCGATGATCGTCGGTCTCATTGCCCTGCTGGGCGTGCTGATGCATTTCTGGCGTTGACCTGTACGGAATAAGAACACGTGTCGAACTGGCCTCTACTCTCCATCCTGATCTGGCTGCCGATCATCGGCGGCGCCCTGGTGCTCGCCGTGCGTGACGCGCGTGCGGCGCGCTGGGCGTCGCTGCTGGTGGCGTTGCTGACCTTCGCGCTCAGCGTGCCGCTGCTTACCGGTTTCGACTACACCAGCGGCGCGCTGCAGTTCGTCGAGACCCACGCCTGGATCCCGGCGTACGACATCGGCTACAACCTCGGTGCCGACGGCATCGCGGTGGCGCTGATCGTGCTGACCACGCTGATCACGGTGCTGGCGCTGATCGGCGCCTGGGCCTCGATCGACAAGCGCGTCAACCAGTACGTGGCGGCGTTCCTGATCCTGGAAGGCGTCACCGTCGGCATCTTCGCCGCCACCGACGCGATGCTGTTCTACGT
This genomic stretch from Xanthomonas sacchari harbors:
- the nuoI gene encoding NADH-quinone oxidoreductase subunit NuoI; protein product: MNKVTHYFKSLLLLELLGGLWLTLKYTFRPKYTVLYPMEKFPQSPRFRGLHALRRYPNGEERCIACKLCEAVCPALAITIDSTKREDGTRRTTRYDIDLFKCIYCGFCEESCPVDSIVETQVLEYHFEKRGENIVTKPQLLAIGDRLEAEIAERRAADAPFR
- a CDS encoding NADH-quinone oxidoreductase subunit J — encoded protein: MDWVNIAFWIFATIAAVAAGAVISVRNPVYAVLCLILTFFSIACVWLLVGAEFLGVTLVLVYVGAVMVLFLFVVMMLDIDTARLREGWVRYLPVGLVVAVAMLVQMVTLIGVKARSAAPFPADNAAAQAADTSNITWLAKTLFTQFLLPFEFAAIILTVAVVAAVMLTLRKRTGIKTQNPGDQSRVKASDRLRMIKMDAEKPTLHTPPASQEGQP
- the nuoL gene encoding NADH-quinone oxidoreductase subunit L is translated as MEITLSKSLLIAVVLAPLVGSIIAGLFGRQVGRKGAQFATILGVAVSCALSCWTLYQLVGQGASPFNQNLYTFFEVGNYSAHVGFMVDRLTAMMMVVVTFVSLLVHIYTIGYMADDPGYQRFFSYISLFTFSMLSLVMSNNFLQLFFGWEAVGLVSYLLIGFWFKRPTAVFANMKAFLVNRVGDFGFLLGIALVLYVFGTLDYSMVFANATGMVGGTITVWTGSIPVPFSAEVVHLTDPWVWSVPTMICICLFIGAMGKSAQVPLHVWLPDSMEGPTPISALIHAATMVTAGIFMVARMSPLFELSQTALNFVLFIGATTAFFTGLIGIVQNDIKRVVAYSTLSQLGYMTVALGVSAYSAAVFHLMTHAFFKALLFLAAGSVIIGMHHEQDMRKMGGLRKYMPITYWTSVIGTLALVGTPFFAGFYSKDTIIEAAQLHAEGAPFWSIANYGYMAVLGGVLITSFYSFRLLFLTFHGKERFRDAHAHDVHAHHDSAHTDAEAQSHAHDAHDAHAHDDHHGHHGAHEPHESPWVVTVPLILLAIPSIAIGFFTIGPMLFGTDWAGHHAAVAIKGQAVSFFTGIVDFYDPARDTVGALAEEFHGPIKFALHGLYQVPFFLTLAGFALAWILYLWKPELAAKARKTFSLPVWILENKYGFDKLWIGGFAGGGVRLGKASRAVDTHVVDGVMVNGTARVIDLAANLLRRTQSGFLYHYAFAMIVGLIALLGVLMHFWR
- the nuoH gene encoding NADH-quinone oxidoreductase subunit NuoH; its protein translation is MNEMLLNVVDPLHQWFLGLGALGVVLWIVLKILVIAMPVIIAVAFYVVWERKLIGWMHVRHGPMYVGMGIFQAFADVFKLLFKEIIQPSSSHKAMFVIAPLITLAPAFAAWAVVPFDAKLVLSNANAGLLYLLAMTSLGVYGIILAGWASNSKYAFLGAMRSAAQVVSYEIAMGFALVGVMIAAGSLNLSTIVQAQAGSHGLLNWFLIPLFPLFIVYWVSGVAETNRAPFDVVEGESEIVAGHMVEYSGGAFALFFLAEYANMILVSFLVSIFFLGGWLSPIQGLVNADISPWIDWVWKGGWPWLLMKVLFFASAYIWFRASFPRYRYDQIMRLGWKVFIPLTIVWIAVTALMVFYGVIHRGV
- the nuoK gene encoding NADH-quinone oxidoreductase subunit NuoK, producing the protein MISLGHLLALGAALFCIALAGIFLNRKNVIVLLMSIELMLLSVNINFVAFSRELGDAAGQLFVFFILTVAAAEAAIGLAILVTLFRTRHTINVAEVDSLKG